In Pyrus communis chromosome 1, drPyrComm1.1, whole genome shotgun sequence, the following are encoded in one genomic region:
- the LOC137711720 gene encoding protein WUSCHEL-like: protein MDPQQNPNELLDGGNRQGGGVMCRQSSTRWTPTTDQIKILKDLYYNNGIRSPSAEQIHRISAKLRQYGKIEGKNVFYWFQNHKARERQKKRFTSSSAPDNHAAPPMPAVPPQADNIRQRSSGFGIDINATAAAAYEQLPINHHSKYSNISGSPAGFSSASSSSVGVNVSAGAQMGNYGYGSMAMEKSFRDCSLSSGGSTSTGHVGGSNYNNFNHNPGWVGVDPYSSPYTIFDKKSPSKQVFGDQENMTEEEYYNQQASPEIETLPLFPMHGEDIHGFGNIKSSSMEGYYSGWYRSDGGNDGGSRTSLELSLNSYSHMTPDCFGSC, encoded by the exons ATGGACCCTcaacaaaacccaaatgaaCTACTAGATGGCGGCAACAGGCAGGGGGGCGGAGTCATGTGCAGGCAAAGCAGTACGCGGTGGACACCCACCACTGATCAGATAAAAATCTTGAAAGACCTATACTACAACAATGGCATTCGATCACCCAGCGCTGAGCAGATTCACAGGATCTCTGCTAAACTGCGACAGTACGGCAAGATCGAAGGCAAGAACGTTTTCTATTGGTTTCAGAACCACAAAGCTCGTGAGAGGCAGAAGAAAAGATTCACTTCTTCTTCTGCTCCTGATAATCACGCAGCACCACCAATGCCAGCTGTACCACCGCAAGCCGATAATATCAGGCAAAGATCATCAGGGTTTGGGATTGATATTAATGcaactgctgctgctgcttatGAACAACTACCCATTAATCACCACAGCAAGTATTCCAACATTTCTGGTTCACCAGCTg GGTTTTCTtctgcatcttcttcttcagttGGTGTGAATGTTTCTGCTGGGGCACAGATGGGAAACTATGGGTATGGATCCATGGCCATGGAGAAGAGCTTCAGG GACTGCTCACTATCATCTGGAGGAAGTACTAGCACCGGTCATGTTGGTGGatctaattataataattttaatcacAACCCTGGATGGGTTGGTGTCGATCCATATTCCTCACCCTACACCATCTTTGACAAGAAATCACCATCAAAACAAGTGTTTGGTGATCAAGAAAACATGACGGAAGAAGAATATTACAATCAGCAAGCTTCACCAGAGATTGAGACTCTCCCTCTTTTCCCCATGCATGGTGAAGACATCCATGGTTTTGGCAACATCAAGTCCTCCTCCATGGAAGGCTACTACTCCGGCTGGTACCGCTCCGACGGCGGCAACGATGGTGGGTCTCGCACTTCCCTTGAGCTTAGCCTCAATTCCTACAGCCACATGACCCCTGATTGCTTCGGATCATGTTAA